A stretch of Gemmatimonadaceae bacterium DNA encodes these proteins:
- a CDS encoding peptidase gives MSSRISGVWRSIATPLLLATLAAPAAQAQANVTTPKAFLGHNIGDDYFLPTYDQFMAYWKKIDGESNRMQVMEIGKTGEGRPHFAAIITAPENFAKLARYKEISQRLHAAQGLTDEQARALAKEGKSVVWIDGGLHATEVVGANQLMETSYQLVSRTDEETMRILKDVITVMVHANPDGMQMVAKCYMQNPVPEQRRGPCSTRLYEKYAGHDNNRDFYMSNLPESQNMNKLMYWEWLPQIMYNHHQTGPAGTVIFSPPFRDPFNYNFDPMIVMGLDMVGAAMHQRFLQENKPGFTMRSGSSYSTWWNGGLRTTAYFQNIIGILTEIIGSPTPSSIPIVLGQMLPRGDLPAPIAPQEWHFRQSIDYSVTANYSILDLASRYKDQFLFNIYRMGANQIARGSTDHWTISNEDMARADTAMRLGATGAAGGGRGGRGGAAGAPAGGDSPDAGFGGRGGPTMSVAQYNAVFKDPARRDPRAYVIPVTQPDFATATKFVNTLRYIGIDVQRATAPFTTNGKSYGAGSYVIHSAQSGRAHIIDQFEPQDHPNDMDERGIPKRPYDNAGWTLAYQMGVQFDRFMDDVKGPFESIRGLADPLAGTVAGASGATGYLISGSVNDAFTVANRAIKANGDVFRLARPMTANGKTFGAGSFYVTASATTTPALMSAAKDLGVSMEGTSARPDASSTKLTAKRIALWDTQTGSMSSGWTRYLLERFEFPFKVVCGAGFDDTDLKAKYDVIVLPSDGNIGGGGGGRGGGGGGGGGGGDAAATPSTDPDLRSLCDVNTGTGTGATALANIRKFVEAGGIVVAAGNSARIGQQLGLPISDYLVDKKPGESDVHLGSDKFYVPGSVLRIATDSTASSALGMQGHTDMFFNNSPVFRLAPDAAARGVRPVAWFDTATPLRSGWAWGQNYLQGGVTAVEASLGRGSLFLFGPEITFRGQPHGTFKMLFNSIYNVPQKPVITP, from the coding sequence ATGTCTTCGCGGATTTCTGGCGTCTGGCGCAGCATTGCCACGCCGCTCCTGCTGGCCACGCTCGCGGCGCCCGCCGCCCAGGCCCAAGCCAACGTTACGACGCCAAAGGCGTTCCTCGGCCACAACATCGGCGACGACTACTTCCTGCCCACGTACGACCAGTTCATGGCGTACTGGAAAAAGATTGACGGCGAGTCGAATCGGATGCAGGTGATGGAAATCGGCAAGACCGGCGAGGGTCGTCCGCATTTCGCGGCCATCATCACGGCGCCGGAAAACTTCGCCAAGCTCGCGCGCTACAAGGAAATCTCGCAACGGCTGCACGCGGCCCAGGGACTCACCGACGAGCAGGCGCGCGCGCTGGCCAAGGAAGGCAAGAGCGTTGTCTGGATTGACGGCGGACTGCACGCCACGGAAGTGGTAGGCGCGAACCAGCTCATGGAAACCAGCTACCAGCTCGTCAGCCGGACGGATGAAGAGACCATGCGCATCCTCAAGGATGTGATCACGGTGATGGTGCACGCCAATCCGGACGGCATGCAGATGGTGGCCAAGTGCTACATGCAGAATCCGGTCCCGGAGCAGCGTCGTGGTCCGTGTTCGACGCGGCTGTACGAGAAGTACGCGGGGCACGACAACAACCGCGACTTCTACATGTCGAACCTGCCGGAGTCCCAGAACATGAACAAACTCATGTACTGGGAATGGCTGCCGCAGATCATGTACAATCACCACCAGACGGGACCGGCGGGCACGGTGATCTTCTCGCCGCCGTTTCGCGATCCGTTCAACTACAACTTCGATCCCATGATCGTGATGGGACTCGACATGGTTGGCGCGGCGATGCACCAGCGCTTCCTGCAGGAGAACAAGCCGGGCTTCACCATGCGCTCGGGGTCCAGCTACTCCACGTGGTGGAACGGCGGACTGCGCACCACGGCGTATTTCCAGAACATCATCGGCATCCTCACCGAGATCATCGGCAGCCCGACGCCTTCCTCGATTCCGATCGTGCTTGGTCAGATGTTGCCGCGCGGCGACCTGCCCGCGCCCATTGCTCCGCAGGAATGGCATTTCCGTCAGTCCATCGACTATTCGGTGACGGCCAACTACTCCATTCTCGACTTGGCGTCGCGCTACAAAGATCAGTTCCTGTTCAACATCTACCGCATGGGTGCGAATCAAATCGCCCGCGGCAGCACCGATCATTGGACCATCTCCAACGAAGACATGGCCCGTGCGGATACCGCGATGCGCCTTGGTGCCACTGGAGCGGCGGGCGGCGGGCGTGGTGGTCGCGGCGGCGCAGCGGGCGCGCCGGCCGGGGGAGATTCACCGGACGCCGGCTTTGGTGGGCGGGGTGGACCCACGATGTCAGTTGCCCAATACAACGCGGTGTTCAAGGATCCCGCGCGGCGTGATCCACGCGCCTATGTGATTCCGGTGACCCAGCCCGACTTCGCGACGGCCACGAAGTTCGTCAACACCCTGCGCTATATCGGCATCGACGTGCAGCGGGCGACCGCGCCATTCACGACGAATGGGAAGAGCTATGGCGCCGGTTCGTACGTGATCCACTCGGCGCAGTCGGGACGCGCTCACATCATCGATCAGTTCGAGCCACAGGACCATCCGAACGACATGGACGAACGTGGTATCCCCAAGCGTCCGTACGACAATGCCGGCTGGACGCTGGCGTATCAGATGGGCGTGCAGTTCGATCGCTTCATGGATGATGTCAAGGGACCGTTCGAGAGCATCAGAGGTCTGGCGGACCCGCTGGCGGGTACCGTGGCCGGTGCGAGTGGGGCCACCGGCTATCTCATCTCCGGGAGCGTCAACGATGCCTTCACGGTCGCCAATCGCGCGATCAAGGCGAACGGGGACGTGTTCCGTCTGGCACGTCCCATGACGGCGAACGGAAAAACCTTCGGCGCCGGGTCGTTCTATGTGACCGCGAGCGCCACCACGACGCCGGCGCTGATGTCGGCCGCGAAGGACCTTGGCGTCAGCATGGAAGGCACCAGCGCGCGTCCGGACGCGAGTTCCACCAAACTGACCGCCAAACGCATCGCGCTGTGGGACACGCAAACCGGCTCGATGTCGTCCGGGTGGACGCGGTACCTGCTGGAGCGTTTTGAGTTTCCGTTCAAGGTGGTGTGCGGTGCGGGGTTTGATGACACCGATCTCAAGGCCAAGTATGACGTGATCGTGTTGCCATCCGATGGGAACATCGGCGGCGGCGGTGGAGGCCGTGGCGGCGGCGGTGGTGGTGGTGGCGGTGGCGGCGATGCCGCAGCGACTCCGTCAACGGACCCTGATCTTCGCAGTCTGTGTGACGTGAACACCGGCACGGGTACAGGTGCGACGGCGCTGGCGAATATCAGGAAATTCGTCGAGGCAGGAGGAATCGTCGTCGCGGCCGGCAACTCGGCGCGTATCGGCCAGCAACTGGGCCTCCCGATCAGCGACTACCTGGTGGACAAGAAGCCAGGTGAGTCAGATGTGCATCTGGGGTCAGACAAGTTCTACGTGCCGGGATCGGTCCTGCGCATTGCGACTGACTCGACCGCATCGTCTGCGCTCGGCATGCAGGGTCACACGGACATGTTCTTCAACAACAGTCCCGTGTTCCGACTGGCGCCCGACGCGGCGGCCCGTGGCGTGCGCCCCGTGGCGTGGTTCGATACGGCCACACCACTGCGCAGCGGCTGGGCGTGGGGGCAGAACTATCTGCAGGGCGGTGTGACGGCGGTTGAGGCATCGCTCGGGCGCGGTTCGCTGTTCCTGTTCGGTCCCGAAATCACGTTCCGTGGACAGCCGCACGGCACCTTCAAGATGCTCTTCAACAGCATCTACAACGTGCCACAGAAACCCGTCATCACGCCGTAA